A genomic segment from Gossypium hirsutum isolate 1008001.06 chromosome D04, Gossypium_hirsutum_v2.1, whole genome shotgun sequence encodes:
- the LOC107898360 gene encoding germin-like protein 9-3 has product MLDSSTLFTLINNKKQNVTTKLLGISPINYSAGTTFPNFSNTASRISTMKLLSLVLSSFVIVQIALAGDPDILSDFLVPNQNNVDGSFFTYTGMRVLVNQSTFPANFTILKASMVEFPALNGQSVSYAVLQYPASSLNPPHTHPRAAELLFLVDGSLEVGFVDTTNKLFTQSLQAGDMFIFPKGLVHYQYNADPNNPAIAISSFGSANAGTVSLPKTLFATNIDDTILAKSFKTDVSTIQALKAGLA; this is encoded by the exons atgcttgATTCTTCCACTCTTTTTACCCTAATCAACAACAAGAAGCAAAATGTGACAACTAAGCTGTTGGGAATATCTCCGATCAATTATTCT GCAGGCACCACATTCCCTAATTTTTCTAACACGGCTTCAAGGATTTCCACCATGAAATTGCTTTCCCTTGTGTTATCTTCATTTGTCATTGTTCAAATAGCCCTGGCTGGTGATCCTGATATTCTTTCTGATTTTTTAGTCCCTAACCAAAACAACGTTGATGGAAGCTTCTTCACGTACACAGGGATGCGAGTCCTCGTCAACCAAAgcaccttccctgcaaatttcacgATCCTGAAAGCTAGCATGGTGGAATTCCCAGCACTAAATGGTCAAAGTGTGTCCTACGCCGTTCTTCAATACCCTGCAAGCTCTCTCAATCCTCCACACACTCATCCTCGTGCGGCCGAGCTGCTTTTCCTCGTTGATGGGAGCCTGGAAGTTGGTTTTGTCGACACAACAAACAAGCTTTTCACTCAGAGTCTACAAGCCGGCGACATGTTTATCTTTCCTAAAGGGTTAGTGCACTATCAGTACAATGCGGATCCCAATAACCCAGCTATCGCGATTTCTTCGTTTGGAAGTGCAAATGCAGGAACCGTATCGCTCCCTAAGACCCTTTTTGCCACCAACATTGACGACACTATATTGGCTAAATCCTTCAAAACCGATGTTTCCACCATTCAAGCTCTCAAGGCTGGTCTTGCATGA